A part of Synchiropus splendidus isolate RoL2022-P1 chromosome 19, RoL_Sspl_1.0, whole genome shotgun sequence genomic DNA contains:
- the LOC128751127 gene encoding transcription factor MafG: MTTTNKGNKALKVKREPGENGTSLTDDELVTMSVRELNQHLRGLTKEEIVQLKQRRRTLKNRGYAASCRVKRVTQKEELEKQKALLQQEVDKLATENASMKVELDALRSKYEALQSFARTVARNPVTSARGPMASVIGPLIPGKVAATSVITIVKSKTEARS; encoded by the exons ATGACTACTACAAACAAGGGAAACAAGGCCTTGAAG GTGAAGCGGGAGCCGGGGGAAAATGGCACCAGCCTTACCGATGACGAGCTGGTGACCATGTCAGTCCGGGAGTTAAACCAGCATCTACGGGGCCTGACTAAGGAGGAAATCGTTCAGCTGAAACAACGGCGGCGCACCCTAAAAAACCGAGGCTACGCCGCCAGCTGCCGGGTGAAGCGCGTCACTCAGaaggaagagctggagaagcagAAAGCTCTTTtgcagcaggaagtggacaAGCTGGCCACCGAGAACGCCAGCATGAAGGTGGAACTCGATGCGCTACGCTCAAAGTACGAAGCCCTCCAAAGCTTTGCCAGAACTGTGGCCCGCAATCCCGTCACCTCAGCCCGGGGGCCCATGGCCTCCGTCATCGGGCCCCTCATTCCTGGTAAAGTAGCAGCCACCAGCGTTATCACCATCGTCAAGTCCAAAACAGAAGCGAGGTCATAG